From Glycine soja cultivar W05 chromosome 4, ASM419377v2, whole genome shotgun sequence, the proteins below share one genomic window:
- the LOC114410060 gene encoding probable glucan 1,3-alpha-glucosidase, with protein MRNETLRLILLLLLCSHLHSVLSWKKEEFRTCHQTPFCKRARSRAPGSSSLIATDVTISHGDLTAKLTAKHDSQSETKPLLLTLSVYQRGILRLKIDEDPSLSPPKKRFEVPDVIVSEFPSTKLWLPKISSVENGLSSSVYLSDGHSAVLRHDPFELFIRDDSSGDRVISLNSHDLFDFEQLKHKSEDDNWEEQFRSHTDRRPYGPQSISFDVSFYGADFVYGIPERAASLALKPTRGPNVDESEPYRLFNLDVFEYIHDSPFGLYGSIPFMVSHGKARGSSGFFWLNAAEMQIDVLAPGWDAESGIALPSHRIDTFWMSEAGVVDAFFFIGPNPKDVLRQYTAVTGTPAMPQLFSIAYHQCRWNYRDEEDVEHVDSKFDELDIPYDVLWLDIEHTDGKRYFTWDRALFPHPEEMQRKLASKGRHMVTIVDPHIKRDENFHLHKEASQKGYYVKDASGNDFDGWCWPGSSSYPDTLNPEIRSWWADKFSYQSYEGSTPSLYIWNDMNEPSVFNGPEVTMPRDVTHYGGVEHRELHNAYGYYFHMATANGLLKRGEGNDRPFVLSRALFAGSQRYGAVWTGDNTADWDHLRVSIPMVLTLGLTGMSFSGADIGGFFGNPEPELLVRWYQLGAYYPFFRAHAHHDTKRREPWLFGERNTELIKDAIHVRYALLPYFYTLFREANTTGVPVVRPLWMEFPSDEATFSNDETFMVGSSILVQGIYTERAKHASVYLPGKQSWYDLRTGAVYKGGVTHKLEVTEESIPAFQRAGTIIARKDRFRRSSTQMANDPYTLVVALNSSQAAEGELYIDDGSSFNFLQGGYIHRRFIFSNGKLTSIDLAPASSSKGRYPSDAFIERIILLGHAPSSKNALIEPSNQKVDIELGPLWVLRARAPAVTTIRRPNVRVAEDWTITVI; from the exons atgaggaacGAAACGCTGCGTTTgatccttctcctcctcctctgtTCCCACCTTCACTCCGTCCTCTCATGGAAGAAAGAGGAGTTCCGAACCTGCCACCAAACACCATTCTGCAAGCGCGCCCGATCCCGCGCCCCCGGCTCCTCCTCCCTCATCGCCACCGACGTCACCATCTCCCACGGCGACCTCACCGCCAAACTCACCGCAAAACATGATTCTCAATCCGAAACCAAACCCTTACTCCTCACCCTCTCCGTCTACCAACGCGGCATCCTCCGCCTCAAGATCGATGAGGACCCTTCCCTCTCCCCTCCCAAGAAACGCTTCGAGGTCCCCGACGTCATCGTTTCCGAATTCCCCTCCACCAAGCTCTGGCTCCCCAAAATCTCCTCCGTAGAAAACGGCCTCTCCTCCTCCGTTTACCTCTCCGACGGTCATTCCGCCGTCCTCCGCCACGACCCCTTCGAACTCTTCATCCGCGACGACTCGTCCGGCGACCGCGTCATCTCCCTCAACTCCCATGACCTCTTCGACTTCGAGCAGCTCAAACACAAATCCGAAGACGATAACTGGGAAGAACAATTCCGATCCCACACCGACCGTAGACCCTACGGCCCCCAATCCATCTCCTTCGACGTTTCCTTCTACGGCGCCGATTTCGTTTACGGCATCCCCGAACGTGCCGCAAGTCTTGCCCTAAAGCCCACCAGAGGCCCAAACGTCGACGAATCTGAGCCCTACCGCCTCTTCAACCTCGACGTCTTCGAGTACATCCACGATTCCCCTTTCGGCCTCTACGGTTCCATTCCCTTCATGGTTTCTCACGGGAAAGCCAGGGGAAGTTCCGGGTTTTTCTGGCTCAACGCCGCCGAGATGCAGATTGACGTTCTTGCCCCTGGCTGGGACGCCGAGTCCGGCATAGCGCTCCCTTCGCACCGAATCGACACGTTTTGGATGAGCGAGGCTGGTGTTGTGGACGCTTTCTTTTTCATCGGTCCGAACCCTAAGGATGTGCTGAGACAGTACACGGCGGTGACGGGAACTCCGGCGATGCCGCAGCTGTTTTCGATTGCGTACCACCAGTGCCGGTGGAATTATCGCGATGAGGAGGATGTTGAGCATGTGGATTCcaagtttgatgagttggatATTCCTTATGATGTGTTGTGGCTTGACATTGAGCACACTGATGGGAAGAGGTATTTTACTTGGGATAGGGCTCTTTTCCCCCACCCTGAGGAGATGCAGAGGAAGTTGGCTTCTAAAGGGAGGCACATGGTGACCATTGTGGATCCTCACATTAAGCGGGACGAGAATTTTCATTTGCACAAGGAGGCCTCCCAGAAGGGGTATTATGTTAAGGATGCCAGTGGGAATGACTTTGATGGCTGGTGCTGGCCGGGTTCGTCATCATATCCGGATACTTTGAACCCGGAAATTAGGTCCTGGTGGGCTGATAAGTTCTCTTACCAGAGTTATGAGGGTTCCACGCCTTCTCTTTACATATGGAATGACATGAATGAACCTTCTGTCTTCAATGGGCCTGAG GTGACAATGCCTAGAGATGTTACACACTATGGAGGTGTGGAACATCGGGAGTTGCACAATGCCTATGGATATTACTTCCACATGGCGACCGCTAATGGGCTACTGAAGCGTGGTGAGGGGAATGACAGGCCATTTGTTTTATCAAGAGCATTATTTGCTGGAAGTCAAAGGTATGGAGCAGTTTGGACTGGGGATAACACTGCTGATTGGGATCACCTAAGAGTTTCTATCCCAATGGTTTTGACCCTTGGTCTTACTGGGATGTCATTCTCTG GTGCTGATATTGGTGGATTTTTTGGGAATCCTGAACCTGAGTTATTGGTTCGGTGGTATCAGCTAGGAGCTTACTATCCTTTCTTTAGGGCCCACGCCCATCACGACACAAAAAGACGAGAACCATGGTTGTTTGG AGAACGAAATACAGAATTGATTAAGGATGCAATACATGTTCGTTATGCACTTCTCCCGTATTTCTACACATTATTCAGGGAGGCTAACACTACAGGTGTTCCTGTGGTCCGTCCATTGTGGATGGAATTCCCATCTGATGAAGCTACTTTTAGCAATGACGAAACTTTCATGGTTGGGAGCAGTATTTTAGTTCAAGGGATCTATACAGAG CGAGCTAAGCATGCATCAGTCTATTTGCCTGGAAAACAATCCTGGTATGACCTAAGAACTGGAGCTGTGTACAAGGGAGGGGTGACACACAAGTTGGAGGTTACAGAGGAGAGCATTCCTGCTTTCCAGAGAGCTGGAACCATTATTGCAAGGAAAGACCGGTTTCGGCGAAGTTCCACTCAGATGGCAAATGATCCCTACACTCTG GTTGTAGCTCTGAATAGTTCCCAAGCAGCTGAGGGTGAACTCTACATAGATGATGGCAGCAGCTTTAATTTTCTGCAAGGGGGCTATATCCATAGACGATTTATTTTCTCGAATGGGAAACTTACTTCTATAGACCTGGCACCTGCTTCCAGTAGCAAGGGGCGTTATCCATCAGATGCTTTCATTGAGAGGATTATCCTGCTGGGACATGCTCCTAGCTCAAAAAATGCACTCATTGAGCCATCAAATCAAAAGGTTGATATTGAACTTGGCCCCCTTTGGGTTCTAAGGGCTCGTGCACCAGCTGTTACAACCATACGTAGACCTAATGTTCGTGTTGCAGAAGATTGGACTATAACAGTTATATAA